The Bacteroidota bacterium DNA segment GGAATCAAGTTCCGCGAAAAGATGGTGTGATTGCCCTGTTGCACAATCATTCTTTGTGAAATCCATTGCAGTAGTTTGTCCTATGGATATTCCAACGCCTGCAAGAGAAAAAAGAAGAGTAAAAAGTTTTTTCATTTAAAAGAAATACTTTGCATAGGTACGAAAAAGCAGGAAGAAGTCCAAATATTATTTCTGATTGAAAAGTTCTCTCACATTTACATTTTTTCTTTCCTCTGCCGGGATTTCAAAAACCGGTTTTCGCTGCAAGCCCATTAATCCTGCCACAAAATTGCTCGGGAACATTTCAATGGCGTTGTTGAATTCAGTAACAATAGTATTGTAACCGGTTCGCGAAGAAGAAATCTGTTCTTCCAAATCTCTGAGTGTATGTTGCAATTCGGTGAAGTTAGAATTCGCTTTGAGTTCAGGATAGTTTTCTGCCGACACTAAAATATTTCTTAGAAGAGGAGCAACCTGATTTGACAAAACTGTTTTTTCATCGGTGGAAATATTTCCTGAAACTGCTTTCGCCCGGAGTTCCGTAATTTTTGTGAGCGTGTCTTTTTCATAATTCATGTATTGCTGAGCGGTGGCAACAATGTTCGGAATTAAATCGTATCGTTTCTTCAGCAATGCATCCATCGTGCCAAAAGAATTTTCCACCGCATTTTTTTTCGCAATGAGAGAATTATACGTGAGTGCAAAAACGAGCGCGCTAATTCCAACTATGACAAGAAGAAAAATCATTCTTAAATTATTTTACCGCAGTTGAAAGCCCTTCCAGTTCTTTATCGAAAAGAAACATTCCGCCTTTATCTTCTCCCACCAGATTCAATCTGTCCACAATTTGTTTCGCAAGGCGCTCTTCTTCCACCTGCTCGGAAACATACCACTGCAAAAAATTATTTGTGGTGTAATCCTTTTCCGAAAGAGAAATATCCACGAGTTTATTTATTTCGGAAGAAACTGCTACTTCGTGTTTAAAAATCTGATGAAATATATCTGAAAGCGAAGTGAAATTTTTTGGCGGCTGCTTGAGTGCAGGAACTACTGCATGTCCGCTTCGTTCATTAATATATTGAAAAAGTTTCAGCATGTGCTGGCGCTCTTCACCGGAATGCGCGTAAAGAAATTTTGCCGAGCCGCTGTATCCTTTTACTTCCGCCCACGAAGCCATTGCCAGATATAATTGCGATGACATGGCTTCCGATTCTATCTGACGGTTGAGCGCGTCTTCAATTTTTTTTGAAAGCATGATGATGTGTTTTTGTTTGAAGCAAAGGTAATTTTTTTTCTATAATTCTGATTTTCGAAATGCTGTTTTTGAATTCTCTTTCACAATAAATAATCTTACATTTGCTTTAATGTTTTCGAAGAAAAAAATAATGTTGTTTTTTATTTTTTCTTTTGCCCTCCTGAACATTGTCAAAGGGCAGCCAAAAGAATATACCAAAGAGCATGGCGACAGCTTAATCAAAAAAGTTTACACGATTGATTCAAAAAAGGAAGCGGAAGACGAAGTAATAAAAATTGTAAGTTATACCGGGCTTGCGCAAAACTTTCAGATAATTGAAAGTGCCGGCATTCCCACCGCGCGCGCTTATATAAAAAAGAAGCAGCGCTACATTGAATACAATCCAAAGTTCATGCTTCGTGTGAAAGACCGAACGAAATCCGATTGGGGTTCCATCAGCGTGCTGGCGCACGAAATCGGCCACCATCTTTCGGGACATACACTGGCAAAACGAAAAGTAAACAAGCGCGAAGAAAATTT contains these protein-coding regions:
- a CDS encoding LemA family protein, whose protein sequence is MIFLLVIVGISALVFALTYNSLIAKKNAVENSFGTMDALLKKRYDLIPNIVATAQQYMNYEKDTLTKITELRAKAVSGNISTDEKTVLSNQVAPLLRNILVSAENYPELKANSNFTELQHTLRDLEEQISSSRTGYNTIVTEFNNAIEMFPSNFVAGLMGLQRKPVFEIPAEERKNVNVRELFNQK
- a CDS encoding ferritin translates to MLSKKIEDALNRQIESEAMSSQLYLAMASWAEVKGYSGSAKFLYAHSGEERQHMLKLFQYINERSGHAVVPALKQPPKNFTSLSDIFHQIFKHEVAVSSEINKLVDISLSEKDYTTNNFLQWYVSEQVEEERLAKQIVDRLNLVGEDKGGMFLFDKELEGLSTAVK